The Macaca fascicularis isolate 582-1 chromosome 1, T2T-MFA8v1.1 genome includes a window with the following:
- the LOC102139374 gene encoding complement factor H-related protein 4 isoform X1 — translation MLLLINVILTLWVSCANGQEVKPCDFPEIQHGGLYYESKRRPYFPVAAGKSYSYYCDANFVTPSGSYWDYIHCTQDGWSPTVPCLRTCSKSDIEVENGFISESSSIYILNKEIQYKCKPGYATADGNSSGSITCLQNGWSAQPICIKLCDMPVFENSRAKSNGMWFKLHDTLDYECYDGYESRYGNTTGSIVCGEDGWSHLPTCYNSSEKCGPPPPISNGDTKSFPQKVYLPQSTVEYQCQSSYELQGSQYVTCSNGEWSEPPRCRLMKPCEFPEIQHGGLYYESKRRPYFPVAAGNSYSYYCDANFVTPSGSYWDYIHCTQDGWLPTVPCLGTCSKSDIEVENGFISESSSIYILNKEMQYKCKPGYATADGNSSGSITCLQNGWSAQPVCIKLCDMPVFENSRAKSNGMWFKLHDTLDYECYDGYESRYGNTTGSIVCGEDGWSHLPTCYNSSEKCGPPPPISNGDTKSFPQKVYLPQSTVEYQCQSSYELQGSQYVTCSNGEWSEPPRCRLMKPCEFPEIQHGGLYYQTIRRPYFPVAAGNSYSYYCDANFVTPSGSYWDYIHCTQDGWLPTVPCLRTCSKSDIEIENGFISESSSIYILNKEMQYKCKPGYATADGNSSGSITCLENGWSAQPICIKFCDTPVLENSRAKSNGMWFKLHDTLDYECYDGYESRYGNTTGSTVCGEDGWSHLPTCYNSSEKCGPPPPISNADTKSFPQKVYLPQSRVEYQCQSYYKLQGSQYVTCSNGEWSEPPRCINPCIITEENMNKNNIQLKGKSDRKYYAKTGDTIEFMCKLGYNANTSILSFQAVCWEGILEYPRCE, via the exons AAGTGAAACCTTGCGATTTTCCAGAAATTCAACATGGAGGTCTGTATTATGAGAGTAAGCGTAGACCATACTTTCCAGTAGCTGCAGGAAAATCTTACTCCTATTACTGTGATGCAAATTTTGTGACTCCTTCAGGAAGTTACTGGGATTACATTCATTGCACACAAGATGGGTGGTCGCCAACAGTCCCATGCCTCA GAACATGCTCAAAATCAGATATAGAAGTTgaaaatggatttatttctgaatcttcttctatttatattttaaataaagaaatacaatataaatgtaaGCCAGGATATGCAACAGCAGATGGAAATTCTTCAGGATCAATTACATGTTTGCAAAATGGATGGTCAGCACAACCAATTTGCATTA aacTTTGTGATATGCCAGTTTTTGAGAATTCCAGAGCCAAGAGTAATGGCATGTGGTTTAAGCTCCATGACACATTGGACTATGAATGCTATGATGGATATGAAAGCAGATATGGAAACACCACAGGTTCCATAGTGTGTGGTGAAGATGGCTGGTCGCATTTGCCAACATGCTATA attcttCAGAAAAGTGTGGGCCTCCTCCACCTATTAGCAATGGAGATACCAAGTCCTTCCCGCAAAAAGTGTATCTGCCACAGTCAACAGTTGAGTACCAATGCCAGTCCTCCTATGAACTTCAGGGTTCTCAATATGTAACTTGTAGTAATGGAGAGTGGTCAGAACCACCAAGATGCAGAT TAATGAAACCTTGTGAGTTTCCAGAAATTCAACATGGAGGTCTGTATTATGAGAGTAAGCGTAGACCATACTTTCCAGTAGCTGCAGGAAATTCTTACTCCTATTACTGTGATGCAAATTTTGTGACTCCTTCAGGAAGTTACTGGGATTACATTCATTGCACACAAGATGGGTGGTTGCCAACAGTCCCATGCCTCG GAACATGCTCAAAATCAGATATAGAAGTTgaaaatggatttatttctgaatcttcttctatttatattttaaataaagagatgCAATATAAATGTAAACCAGGATATGCAACAGCAGATGGAAATTCTTCAGGATCAATTACATGTTTGCAAAATGGATGGTCAGCACAACCAGTTTGCATTA aacTTTGTGATATGCCAGTTTTTGAGAATTCCAGAGCCAAGAGTAATGGCATGTGGTTTAAGCTCCATGACACATTGGACTATGAATGCTATGATGGATATGAAAGCAGATATGGAAACACCACAGGTTCCATAGTGTGTGGTGAAGATGGCTGGTCGCATTTGCCAACATGCTATA ATTCTTCAGAAAAGTGTGGGCCTCCTCCACCTATTAGCAATGGAGATACCAAGTCCTTCCCGCAAAAAGTGTATCTGCCACAGTCAACAGTCGAGTACCAGTGCCAGTCCTCCTATGAACTTCAGGGTTCTCAATATGTAACTTGTAGTAATGGAGAGTGGTCAGAACCACCAAGATGCAGAT TAATGAAACCTTGTGAGTTTCCAGAAATTCAACATGGAGGTCTGTATTATCAGACTATACGTAGACCATACTTTCCAGTAGCTGCAGGAAATTCTTACTCCTATTACTGTGATGCAAATTTTGTGACTCCTTCAGGAAGTTACTGGGATTACATTCATTGCACACAAGATGGGTGGTTGCCAACAGTCCCATGCCTCA gaacATGCTCAAAATCAGATATAGAAATTgaaaatggatttatttctgaatcttcctctatttatattttaaataaagaaatgcaatATAAATGTAAACCAGGATATGCAACAGCAGATGGAAATTCTTCAGGATCAATTACATGTTTGGAAAATGGATGGTCAGCACAACCAATTTGCATTA aattttGTGATACGCCTGTTTTGGAGAATTCCAGAGCCAAGAGTAATGGCATGTGGTTTAAGCTCCATGACACATTGGACTATGAATGCTATGATGGATATGAAAGCAGATATGGAAACACCACAGGTTCCACAGTGTGTGGTGAAGATGGCTGGTCACATTTGCCAACATGCTATA attcttCAGAAAAGTGTGGGCCTCCTCCACCTATTAGCAATGCAGATACCAAGTCCTTCCCGCAAAAAGTGTATCTGCCACAGTCAAGAGTCGAGTACCAATGCCAGTCCTACTATAAACTTCAGGGTTCTCAATATGTAACATGTAGTAATGGAGAGTGGTCAGAGCCACCAAGATGCATAA aTCCATGTATAATAACtgaagaaaacatgaataaaaataacatacagttaaaaggaaaaagtgacagaaaatatTATGCAAAAACAGGGGATACCATTGAATTTATGTGCAAATTGGGATATAATGCAAATACATCAATTCTATCATTTCAAGCAGTGTGTTGGGAAGGGATACTGGAATATCCCAGATGTGAATAA
- the LOC102139374 gene encoding complement factor H-related protein 4 isoform X2 — MPVFENSRAKSNGMWFKLHDTLDYECYDGYESRYGNTTGSIVCGEDGWSHLPTCYNSSEKCGPPPPISNGDTKSFPQKVYLPQSTVEYQCQSSYELQGSQYVTCSNGEWSEPPRCRLMKPCEFPEIQHGGLYYQTIRRPYFPVAAGNSYSYYCDANFVTPSGSYWDYIHCTQDGWLPTVPCLRTCSKSDIEIENGFISESSSIYILNKEMQYKCKPGYATADGNSSGSITCLENGWSAQPICIKFCDTPVLENSRAKSNGMWFKLHDTLDYECYDGYESRYGNTTGSTVCGEDGWSHLPTCYNSSEKCGPPPPISNADTKSFPQKVYLPQSRVEYQCQSYYKLQGSQYVTCSNGEWSEPPRCINPCIITEENMNKNNIQLKGKSDRKYYAKTGDTIEFMCKLGYNANTSILSFQAVCWEGILEYPRCE; from the exons ATGCCAGTTTTTGAGAATTCCAGAGCCAAGAGTAATGGCATGTGGTTTAAGCTCCATGACACATTGGACTATGAATGCTATGATGGATATGAAAGCAGATATGGAAACACCACAGGTTCCATAGTGTGTGGTGAAGATGGCTGGTCGCATTTGCCAACATGCTATA ATTCTTCAGAAAAGTGTGGGCCTCCTCCACCTATTAGCAATGGAGATACCAAGTCCTTCCCGCAAAAAGTGTATCTGCCACAGTCAACAGTCGAGTACCAGTGCCAGTCCTCCTATGAACTTCAGGGTTCTCAATATGTAACTTGTAGTAATGGAGAGTGGTCAGAACCACCAAGATGCAGAT TAATGAAACCTTGTGAGTTTCCAGAAATTCAACATGGAGGTCTGTATTATCAGACTATACGTAGACCATACTTTCCAGTAGCTGCAGGAAATTCTTACTCCTATTACTGTGATGCAAATTTTGTGACTCCTTCAGGAAGTTACTGGGATTACATTCATTGCACACAAGATGGGTGGTTGCCAACAGTCCCATGCCTCA gaacATGCTCAAAATCAGATATAGAAATTgaaaatggatttatttctgaatcttcctctatttatattttaaataaagaaatgcaatATAAATGTAAACCAGGATATGCAACAGCAGATGGAAATTCTTCAGGATCAATTACATGTTTGGAAAATGGATGGTCAGCACAACCAATTTGCATTA aattttGTGATACGCCTGTTTTGGAGAATTCCAGAGCCAAGAGTAATGGCATGTGGTTTAAGCTCCATGACACATTGGACTATGAATGCTATGATGGATATGAAAGCAGATATGGAAACACCACAGGTTCCACAGTGTGTGGTGAAGATGGCTGGTCACATTTGCCAACATGCTATA attcttCAGAAAAGTGTGGGCCTCCTCCACCTATTAGCAATGCAGATACCAAGTCCTTCCCGCAAAAAGTGTATCTGCCACAGTCAAGAGTCGAGTACCAATGCCAGTCCTACTATAAACTTCAGGGTTCTCAATATGTAACATGTAGTAATGGAGAGTGGTCAGAGCCACCAAGATGCATAA aTCCATGTATAATAACtgaagaaaacatgaataaaaataacatacagttaaaaggaaaaagtgacagaaaatatTATGCAAAAACAGGGGATACCATTGAATTTATGTGCAAATTGGGATATAATGCAAATACATCAATTCTATCATTTCAAGCAGTGTGTTGGGAAGGGATACTGGAATATCCCAGATGTGAATAA